The genomic window TCAAGGGCTGTTTTCCCTACCGGAAAAGACTGGAAGCCTGGAGCTCTCTTTAATCTGGTTCCTACCAATACCACTTGGTCCTCAAGTAGGTGGAGAACATTGATTTCCACCAATGAGGAGAGTGCCATACCAAAGAGCTTTGGAAACTGGGTTATACTCAAATATACTCAAATGGAGGACAATAAtactatctacctcacaggatcattagaaggaaagcattttCGTAAATATTAAAGTCATATTTAAATGTTAGGTATCATTCAGCATTCCAATACCATAATATGTGGCTGGACAAACAGCTTACTAATTAATCAGTACATATATATTGGACTAACACTGTCGATTGTAATTAGGAGCTGTACAAGGGAGGAGGCAAGACAAATTAGAGGGAATGAGAGATTAGTAAGTGTTTCTTTGAAAAAGtggggaaaacagaaagaaaagaggagatataaataaaaaaaaaaaccctagaaacaGAAAGTTTAGAAAGAGGACACAGAACAGgagaatagtttaaaaaaatgtcaaatttgaaaactgcaatatatatatatatatatatgtatatatatacacacatacatacatatatacatttcacCTAAGCTAAAGATTCAAAATTTGAGGCAACTAATTGCATAGAGGGCTggatctggagttagaaagacgaGTTAAAAACTGTACTTCAGATTTTTTCTTggtgtgtgatcctaggcaaataatgatatataatatttatataacatgtgTCAGCTTTGCAATAATTTGatatcatttgaccctcacaataaccctggaatttagtactattattatccccactttatagacaaggaaattgaggcaaacaggtaaaatgacttgccctgggtcaaatAGTACCCGAGGTGGCATTTGGACACTAGCGCtgcttcctgactacaggcccagAGCTCAATCCAGTGCGCCACCCAGCGGCCTTTTAAGGATAATCAACCGATCAACAagcaaataaaagttaaatggggaaaagatatttgtaaaatgcttgggAAAACTGAAGTGTTCTAAAATATGGCGACAATATAGTTGAGattgtcccctttttttcttcgtataagaaaaatgttcatgtttgtccAGTTCAtgataatgaaaaggaaaaaaaaaatctgacacaaAATCCTATCTTTTGTTAAAAaaccacaaagaaaaacaaacaccGTATTTTCCAGTATTCAGGACAATAATGGAAGTGGAAATAATGatggatttgaagtcatgaaAGCTTAGGCTCTGATCCAGAGTTAGGCACTTGCTAGCTGGGTCGTCTCATCTTTTCtgcgcctcagtttcttcctctatgacATGGGGATGATTTTAACAGGGGCACTAGGGACAAATCTCAACCTTTCTGCGCCTCGGttccctcacctgtaaagtgggaTAAAAAAACGGCAGAGGCCCCGGGAGGGGAAGAATGGGAGGCGCGTCATATCAGTGCGCACTCTTACTCGTACAATAGCAATCACGGAACGCCCGCACCTTCAAgttattcttaaataattaaaaaaatctttccctcGACTTTCCCTTCACTTCATCAATTAGAAGACCGAGCTCCCTTAAGGCTCCTGCTCTCACAGGCAACCGACCCACTGGGAGGCAGGTCTCATATTACGTCCCGAATCAGTTTACAATCCCTCCACGCCCTCTCCATTTTCCCACTGCTACAGAATCGGGACGGCTCTTCCGGAAGGGGCGGGGTGACGTCGCCATGTTTACGCGCTAAACTCGCGCCGTTCTGCGATTGGCTGGCCCGGGATGGAGTAGGCGCATGTGCTGCTCTTTAGACCCGGTTGGCCCTTTGCCGCTGTTCGCTCTAACGCGCTTTCGGGCGCATGAGTTATTCTGCCCATGTTTCGGGTAGTGTTTCGGGGGCTTAAGCGCTCGGTCCTGCTGGGGCTGCATAGTCGGGCCTCTGCTCTGGGAAGTCGCGGCTGGTGTAACAGTAGCGGCGATGGCGAATGGCGCCCCGGACGTCCGCGTGCCGAGAGCGGCCGTGTATGCTTCACGACCCCCATCTTCTACGTGAACGCGGCACCGCATATCGGACACTTGTACTCTGCGCTGCTGGCCGATGCTTTGGCCCGCTACTGCCGTCTCCGGGCAGCTGCGCCGCCGGTTACGAGCCCCGCCGCTCCCCTCGTTCGTTTTTCCACGGGCACGGACGAGCACGGACTGAAGATCCAGCAAGCTGCCACTGCAGCGGGCCTGACCCCATCTGAGTTGTGTGACCGGGTGTCCGCCCAGTTCCGGGCGCTCTTCCAGGAGGCCGGCATCTCTATCACCGACTTCCTTCGCACTACGGAGGCTAGGCATCGGCGCGCAGTGCACCACTTCTGGGAGGTCCTGCACGCCCGGGGGCTGCTCTACAAGGGACTTTATGAGGGCTGGTACTGTGCCTCAGAAGAGTGCTTCCTGCCTGACGGCAAAGTCACCTGGCGCCCGGGCCCCAACGGGCAAAGCCACCCGGTGGCCCTGGACAGCGGGCATCCAGTCTGTTGGATGAAAGAGGAAAACTATATCTTCAGACTTTCCCAGTTTAGGGAGCCCCTCAGGCAGTGGCTTCAGGATGACCCCCAGGCCATAACTCCTGATCCTTTCCGCAGCACAGTTCTAAAGTGGCTAGAAGAAGACTTGCCAGACCTCTCGGTATCTCGGAGTAATAGCCATTTGTACTGGGGCCTCCCTGTCCCTGGAGACCCAACACAGACCATCTATGTGTGGGTTGATGCCTTGGTCAATTACCTCACTGTCATAGGTTACCCTGATTCGGAGCAGGAGGCCTGGTGGCCTGCCACCCACCACATCATAGGCAAAGATATCCTTAAGTTTCATGCCATTTACTGGCCAGCTTTGCTCTTGGGGGCTGGGATGACCCCCCCTCATCGCATATATGTACATTCCCATTGGACAGTACATGGCCAGAAGATGTCCAAGAGCCTGGGCAATGTGGTTGATCCTTTGAGTTGCTTGGATCAGTTTACTGTAGATGGATTTCGTTACTTCCTTCTAAGGCAAGGTGTCCCCAATTGGGACTGTGATTACTATGAAAAGAAAGTAGTCAAGTTACTTGATGCTGAGCTGGCAGATGCACTGGGGGGGCTCCTGAATCGATGTACTGCCACTAGCCTAAATCCTACTGGGATCTTCCCAGTATTCAGCACCTCCTGTTTCCCTTCTATGGAGGATATAATGGCAGCTCCCACAAAAGCCCAACCAGAGGACTATGCTTTGGTGAAGGCAGTGTCAGCTTTACCCCTACAAGTGGAGAATTACTATGAAAATTTTCAGATCTACAAGGCTTTGGAGGCAGTATCCACTTGTGTCCGGCAAACCAATGGCTTTGTCCAGCGGAATGCACCTTGGAAGCTTAATAGGGAAAATTTGGCTGATGCTCAGTGGCTAGACACAGTGCTTCATGTGACACTAGAGTGTCTTCGAGTCTTTGGACTATTACTTCAGCCAGTTACCCCAGCACTAGCTGACAAGCTTCTTTCCAGGCTGGGTATCTCAGAAACTGAGAGGGGCCTTCAGAACATATACTTCCTTCCTCGATATTATGGACAGCCTTGTCCCTTTGAAGGGAGAAGACTAGGACCTGACACTGGGCTTTTGTTCCCAAGACTGGACAAATCTAAAGCCCGGGTGGCAAAAATTCACAGTACTTAgatgtctatttttaaaaattgtgttttaAAAGTCAGGAAAACATCCTTGATGTGTTATAGAGTTAGGTAGATAGTTTCtcaaatgacttctccaggggGTTAGGAAGTATGATGTGGAGCTAGTACCAGGTTGAGGGAGTTTATATTAGTTGAGGTGCCTAGTTCCTGTATTTTCTAATTCCTTGAACCATTAACCACTTTCTTCTGTATTGGCAACTTGAGTATGGGATAGGGAGGAGTGGGGAGATAAAAGAGAGTTGCTGGTACTTTACACCTAATTATGTCATCCCCTGAGCCACTGCCAACATTTCTggccaaataaattaaaattggtAAGTATTTACTCAGACTACCTCACTTCTTTTTGGATCCCTGGGACTTCTGTTGTTAGGCAAAATCGCTCAAAAGTTTTTTAAGCTAGGTGTTCAGGATTCAAACATCCTTGGTTGCTCTTCCAAACAAAAGTTAAATATTATGAATtaatctttgacttttttttggggggggcttcACTCtgcatttccattttttggctcCTCTAGTAGTCTCAGAATGATTTAACCCCAAATTCCTTATACTTGTCTTTTCTCATTCCCTAATATTCCTTCTTTACCTAGtatcttccccagttcattttttGAACAACCTAAAAGTCATGGTTTACATTCTAAACTGTGGTAGCCATTTTTTGGTTATTAGATCTGAAATAAAGGTTTATTTACATTTACACAGTGTAGTCCCTTACTTAAATAAATGCACTTTAAAATGGTTTATCTCAGTTTATCTTGCTCACAAAGTGGTTAAGCCTGTTGGAGCTGAGAGCAAAGGGATTGCAGACTGCCTTTTGGTTGTAGACATGTACTATGTTGGTTTCTGACTGAAATCCCACTGGTACTACCCATCTAcccatttctatagcactttccTGCTAGGATCCTCTTACCACTGCAGTAATTAGTGTGCTTGAGATTCAGTGGATATTGTTGGTCTTGGAGACAGCAATACCTGAATGTAAATCTTGAGTATCCCCAAtccctgaatatttttttttcattgagctGCATGAAGGGCTTCAAACAGTTTAAAGATGGCATTATATCAGGTGTACAGACTTGGTTTATGGGGAATTCTTTGAGGGGCACTAACTGATATGAATGAGtgcagttgtgtgaccttgggcaggttacTTTTCAAGTCTCAACATGATGATCTCCTAGGCCCTTTTCAGCACTAAAACTCAGTCCTTTGATCCCAAGTCATGACCTTGACCAGTGACCACAAGATGTTTCAATTTAGGCAATAGGTTGAATGAAATCtttattaattggaaattacctAATTAGCTGCATTGATATAACTGCTTAAATATACTGATATAATGTGCAAATGTGAGCTCTCATTATCTCTGCAGTTAACTGGCATTATAATCCATCTCTCAAATGAACAGGCCTATCTTAAAGAACAGCTTGTATGTGGGAATCCTTCGGTGGAAGGTTTTGAGGTGCTTGGTGAGAGAAAATGAGATACTGCTTAATGGAAGAAAGTGTGTCATCAGAACTCGAGAGGCATGGTAGTGGATTAAGAAGTGTCAAACTTGAAAtcacttgagtttgaatctttgCTTGGCCATTTAATATATTTGTAACCTTTGGCAAGCTCTCCAAGTGTTTGCTCCTTCATGAAAAATGAGTGGATTGGTTCAGCTTTTTCCCTGTTGAGGGGCAGGCTGGTTATGTTAGAAGGGGTTTGGGTGAGTCAGGGAATACTGTAGTGCTTATTGGATATAGCTGTGAATTAAGAGGCATGTAAACTAGTCAGCAATGGGTTGTTGTCCCAGTTCCAATTCAATATAACTAGCATTTACTAAGTGAGGACTATGTGTAAAGACCTGGAGCTACAAAGAGACTGAGACTAGTAACTTTCCAATAGAGAAACTCCCTCTGCCAGTGCATTATGACCCTTTAAAAAAGACTAAGGTATGGGgggcacagagaggttaaattaattaCCAAGCATGATACAACCACTGGGAGTCAGAGATAGAacttgaacttaggttttcctatCTCTGAGGCCAGTTCTCTGTGCCTGGCACGATGTTGCATCAGGAGActacaaaaacagaaacaaaatatttttgcattcaaGGAGTAGAACACTGGGGTTAAATAGAAACATCCCTGCAGGGCACATACTGATTTAGAAGATCACCAATTAACATTAAGCtgtattgcatttatttattttgttaaatattttccaattttaatctggtttctgCTGTAGCACTTGGAAGTTTTGTTGATTGGAATTTGCTAGCTGGTGGCACCTCGGCTGTACAAAGCATGCAATGTGGTGAAACAAGACTCTggatggctttggagtcagatgacttgGATGTTAGTGCCAAtgctgtttaaaaaacaaaaacaaaaaaaacccctacaACTAAAAAAACTCCCCAATAGCCCAGCCCCAAACCCAACCATGCCCTCCTCCACTTACCCCATGAGAAACTGAGAAActcagcaagtcatttgatcttgtttggtctcagttttctcatctgtaaaatgaggaggctggcaGAGAAGATTTCTTAAGCCCCTTCACAATTAAATTTCTTACAGGTCAACTGGATTTTGCTACAACCATATAAACCATAAAAGAAGAGGATATAttataagaaaaaacaataaGTGGTACATCTGAGTATTTTAGACCCATTGCCTGACTAATTTTAAGCCGTCATGACTCCCTTTGAAGCCATAGCCACCTACCAGCAGGGCTGAATACACCTTCATGAGGCTGCCTTGTAATCCTGAAAAAAACACTGCAAGACTCACTCAAAAAACTATAGCAGCATGTAATTACTGGAATCCAGAAAGGACCACACACTAATGGAAACACAAAAAGCGTAAAGATAGTCTTGGAGCCCTGGCATGGATAATCACACAAGAGTTTAAATCAGACCAAGCAAATTGGTCATAAATGTCATCTTTCCTTTGTTATTTCCTTGTGGAAAGGCATTTTGTAACCATGTGAAAATGGTATGCCATTAAAATGTACAAAACTGTTGTCTGGGGAAATTCTTTGAGAGGTACTAATATGAGCAAGTATAGTGTTTATTTCATCCCAGAATGTTTGGCAAACACtttcatattttacttttttaggcATTAGTTTACtcatataaaatgagaggttgggtCAGATGACCTTTCTgattccttcaagctctaaaacTACAAACTACCTGCCTTGTGCTTTTCATCTCTTGCTGGGTACAACTTGTCCTGAGGGAAGATGGCAATGGGGCAGGTTGGTTGCCTTACAAATGCCCCAAAGCAGATGATTGCCATTTGTACCAGCACAAAACACCTCCTACCTTCTGTTACCAGCCCAATATCCCACTTTCACAATAATGGTATTAAGGTACATAGTGAAATATTattcttcatttacagatgaagaactggcCTGTTATAtgtatgacttgtccaggatcacacagcaaatgTCAGAAGTTGGACTTgtactttcttattttaaaattagtgtTCTTTCTATATCACCATACTGCTTTGTGTTAATGCTCACTGATAAATGCATTTTTACAGAGATAATGGCAAATATATTAGGGCCCagtgaaaatattttaagcagGTAAAAAAACTTAAATTCAGATTTGAAGCTGAGAGGGGCTTTAGATAACTCCCCTCAATTTACGGATGAGAAAGAGAGGTTCGAAGAAGTTAAGTCGTCTGCCCAAGACCACATATAGTTAGTAAGCATCAGAGCCAAGATACGAGGCTAATTTCTCTGACTCAATCTAATCATTTGCCAAGTGCTTATGTGCCAGGCTGAATTATGCTAGGTAGCgggatcacaaagaatgaaactattcctagtgtaatggaatattgaaataaaattaattacaatCCATAAAACTGATAACATTACAACCAATCTAGTAatctcattattattgttattcagatTGTCTCTTGATCTAAGTGTGATAAAAAAATAGTTCTTTTGtccctttctttttctgaacTGACAATGCCCAATGCATCCAGCTTCTCTGTAAATTCCTAATTCTGGTGCCAGGTCTAGTCACTGTTTGGATTTCTCTCTTACCACTTCAGGATAGTTTTAGACAACTGAGCCTATTAAGAACTCAATTGAACTACACAAATAAGCATCCCAAAGTTATGTTTCCAGGATCAAGATAATGTGAACTGAAGAAACTTAAACTCTGTTGATAGTTACAGAATGTGAAGTCTGTTCTCTCCAAGTTTGGGGAGTTTGTTGAgtataaaaatggggaaagggcaGTCCAGAAAAAtgttgaatgtatttgttttttggCTCAATTTGTTTCTATGGTAAATTCCTTATGTGCTGCTGTATTAGTGGTTTAGATACTGTTTAACTTTTGCAGGGCTAAGTGAAACAGGTGGGGAAAGTAGTTTGGACATGGTTTTTAGATATTATTTGTGAAGTGGTTTCAAACTCTAGAATCTACCACTTCTCTTTTATGTTAAATTTCTACTTCCTTGGGTACCTTggcatatttttaattatttcaaatatagaTGATAATAAAGAAGTTTAACTATTAAAAGTAAAACCTTATCAATGTTTAAAATTCACATTCATTCCATGAGAACACATAATCAATATTCAAAATTTTATTGGAATTAACCTTTTAGTTACAAAACCAGAATTTTATTAGGTTACAAACTATAGAAACTTTGTTTTTCATTACTGTATTACATACATACAGTTTTAATACAAATGAGCTATATATTCAATTATACTAAAGAATCATCTATTTACTAACAACCTAAGTTCTATgaatttattaacatttattgcTATACACTTATGATATCTTTCCTAATAAGCCTGCAGTAACCACATTAAATGCCCCTGGACTCCATTTATTAACAAAGCAAAACATCTACCCCATTAGCTAACATGTTGCATACCAGACAATACTTGATAAATTGTGTGTCACACGACAGTTTAGTCATGTTCTAACTtcacaaaattaaatatttagaaaCCTTATTGTGAATCATATGAAGAGCACTCATAGTTATATTTAATTGATCCATTTATTATGAAATGTAGCCATTTTGATGGACATAGGCTACATTATAAAGTATGATGAAAACCTAAGTCTATGGCATTCTTTTAAgctatcatttaaaatatattttaaaaaatgtattataatatCAAAAGGTTCACTAAGAGCATGCTAACTTGGAAGGCCAAAAAGACCTGTACCTTTATATTGTgtcttaaataaattatttagaactcTGTTTAAAATGTGAGCAACACATTCTTACAGCTAGCTAGGCATGATGGGTGCTTATCacatttcaacttttttttttgtacggTAGGTTATGGCTTGCTGACAGGATCATCAGACTAATTCATCATAAAAATGACCTatcatattttgaatttattttaaaaattacttgctAAAGGTTCTTTCCTTCACTTAAATAGAAGCTGTCATAAAGTGAAGAAAGCTTCAATCCAGGTGAGCTGAAATTACTGCACTAACTTACTTTAATACTTAACTGTCTATGAAACTATTTTTTAGAGAAGGTGCATCCTTAAAACTCCCTACATCTTTTCatctaaaatacagaaaatatttaaGTCATGTGTTCTGgttgatttttattaaattactgGAATGTgattaattaaatcaaattgtGATAGCAAAAGTTACCATATTTAGGAAGCCTATTTTGGTATTCAAAGTCATTAagtacagagaaaaataaaatatataccaaaTTATAGAAAACACATGAATACTGGTTAATTGAATGGAATTTAATAGTTGTATTTTCATGACACTTTCTAAACATTTGAAAGAATGATTTCCTGTTCAAATGTAAGAAAATACTATTAAATATGATCATTATGACATTGCTTGACCTAGTACATAAAAATAGTTGGTAATTAATAATCAAAATTCAAAAGAGCATTTTCCCCCCATAAAAGTATCTGGAGTATTATTGTCCATAGTCTTAAAAATCAATTGTCTTATTTTCAGATGTAAACGATGCCCTTAAAATTAATTAAGTCTGCTAGCTCAAAAGGGTgcataatatttttatcttttttttatggCTCACGGAGACTATCTTGTGGAGCCAACATTGATTTTACTTAAATCAGCTCTGGGGCAAAACAATCCCTATGTAGCTAAACGAATAAATTAGGAAGTATAATTTTTCCTCTAGATCTTTGAcagaaatagaatagaaatattgaaaatattgctTTATGCCAAGGGTAGCAATAATCCCAATGCAGCAGAAATTTACCGAGGTAGATATGTCCAAGTATTAATAACCAAGacttttaatagtcattttccaAAGAGAGGGACACATTAGGTTGAAAGGCAGAAAAATGCATATACTTAAGAAAAGATGCAGCTACATACAACATTAGAAAGTTAAAGGGTAGCTTTTTAGTGGAATGGCATTGTCAGGATTTTAAGTATTAGAATGAAGATTTAGttctaagaaaataaaaacttattttttaaaccaaaatgTAGTGACTAAATTtactttttggcataaatgtaatTTTATGAAGCAGAAAAGGTTATTAAATTGTAGAGCTCTAACAAAtattaactatttaaaaaaattccaaattcttaATGTTCAAGAACCATACCTATTCATAAGAGTTTTGCTCCCTTTACTTATTATTAACTTCTTTGATTTGGTACAAATGTTGAAATATATTCCAAATACCTTGAAAAGTTCCTTAAAGTTCTAATGAatgtatttcaaattattttttgtcctttaaactgAAGTGGTTTCTTTGAAGCACAAAGAATAATTTGTAGCAAtactttatatattaatttaaccTTTCCTTCATATACAATTCATAGTTTCTGAATCATATTAGGACTAAGAATGAGGATTAGTAGTTAGTCCCTTtaacttaaaattatatatgtatacatatatatatatataatatggtcatttttattatgacttGTAATGAAAAAGGCACTGCTACTTAAAATAAAGCTAACACATTGATCTGTAAAATAGTTAAAGTTGCTTTCTGATACCCTGGGATATGGtacatcatttataaaatgcaaaattacAGAAATTAAGTATGACAATTTTCCAACAAATACtctgctgactttttttttaagatttgttttGTTACTTTTTTGTGTGCATTCATGAATTTTCAAAGTTTCTCagtccttttaaaatttatacagTTGGAGGAAAAAAGTATTATATTACTCTCATAAAactgaatgaaaataataatgaatccATGGAAATATTTGGGTTTTTCCAGATAATACCGTCcctgatatatatttaaaataacagcACAATTGtttaagaaattagaaaatacttcaaatgtaaaatatttttggaatacaATTACTATTGGACCTctataatttacaatattttcagAACCTACATGCCTTGGTAAATACTGAATAAGTTTGAATTGTGAAAAAGGACTAAAACTTATCCTGAAAATACCAGACAAATGGAATAAATATACTGTTTCATGATATTTTGAATAAGGCTCTAATATCAGAACACAAGACTTTCTACATAGGATATTGTTTTCACAAATaattacagtaaaggaaaacatgtacacagagatggaGTGGCTTCAGGATGTGCCAAAATATGCTCTAACATTCCTTATATTGCTAAATTTTAGTGTTCAACTAAAGTATATTAATCCCAAAACATTAAGGTGACATCCCCAACAAATTATACATATCAATAGACAGTTTATCATCCTATGAGAAAAGGGGTAATaacagaaagaagataaaaaactGTCCTAAATTACAATAATTGGGCAATCATCTtttggaatttttgttttataaaaataacaaataacttTTTGTATGGAATCTTTATTCCTAACTCAACAAAAGTGCAAAAATGCTTTAGGTCTTAAGAGTGGACAGAAAATTATAATATAGTTGAGAATGTCTGATTCAGCACATAATGCAATATAATTCCATTAAGTGCTAGattgaattttaaataaaacaatttcaaCAATACTAATTTATATAACTATTTTTGCTATACTGCCAAATCTTTAAGAACTCAATTTCCTTTAAGAGGAAGATAATATTTTCTCTAAGGACAGCTGATGAGAAGTACCTAAattgatgtaaaaaaaattttttaagtcattttgacatttaaaaaaaataattcttccaTACCATATTAATAGATGATCCTGActtctattttaaaaagattaaatacagaattcagtgtttttttaaattcaaggcttatttattttttttaaactagaagcCTCACAAACTAAGACATGAAAGCAAAGAACGGTGGCTGAGTTActttgaataaatataaattctctctcaatattatatatatatatgtgtatatatatatatatataaagtgaatGTTTAAACCTGCAGAGATACCAGGAAACACTTATATTTCATATATCAATGACAAGAGGATgagtaataaatatgcatatattattaaCCATATTTTAAGAATAATGTCAGATTTGGCCATGgaatatagaagaaaacaaatggTCCTTACCTGACAGACTActaaaattcttaatataaattatttaaaacatgTATTTGATAAGAATTCAAATTACAAATGGAAAGTATTAGGCATtttagcaaaaatatttaaaatatattagataaaacatatataaaaactAAATACAGTGAAACTGAAATAAAACGAGAATGAGTAAACATTTTCTATATCAAGTTATGGCCTTCTTGAGCCTTGCCTATCTTACAAACAGTTTGTCTTAACTGctttaatatattttacatacacTATAGATGTATCTATACAATGTAAAACATCTGGAGAAAAAACTGGGAAATTTAATCTAGATGTTTCTAAAGTATCTGGATGTTGGAGTCATGTAGACAAAATATCCAGATGACTGAATTTTCACTTTTTAGCCTAGACATGTGCTGTCTTTAGCTATAGCTTCTGTTATCCTTATCAGATAAGTCTGTTACCATAAATGTGTATGAATTAATAAAGGAAACCATGATTTTTATCCTGCACCTCTAATGTTCTGAGGGATGAACTGCAAGATTCCTTTTATTCCCTTTACAAAAAGCAAAGACACTTTTAACTTAGGCATATTCATTAAACTCAGTACCAAACCACATATTCAGCTAGTAACTATGTAGTGTTTGGTATAATAGTTAGCCAAGTTTTTACTTAACAGAATCAGTAGAAGAAGGTGGAGTAAGAATTGAATCTTCTGCTCTGAATTCTTTCCTAGGATGAAAGTGAGGGCTTCGGGTATATCGAGGTTTCAGTCCCACAGATGAAGTTTGAGAAAAGCTTCTTCTCACAGAATGTAACCTTGGTTCCTATCATgatattaaaaatacatataaggCTTTTTCCAGTCTATGCAGGTTAGAAcaatataatttgtatttaatgaactcaaaaatgaaaagtgaacATTTTACATAT from Monodelphis domestica isolate mMonDom1 chromosome 4, mMonDom1.pri, whole genome shotgun sequence includes these protein-coding regions:
- the MARS2 gene encoding methionine--tRNA ligase, mitochondrial — protein: MFRVVFRGLKRSVLLGLHSRASALGSRGWCNSSGDGEWRPGRPRAESGRVCFTTPIFYVNAAPHIGHLYSALLADALARYCRLRAAAPPVTSPAAPLVRFSTGTDEHGLKIQQAATAAGLTPSELCDRVSAQFRALFQEAGISITDFLRTTEARHRRAVHHFWEVLHARGLLYKGLYEGWYCASEECFLPDGKVTWRPGPNGQSHPVALDSGHPVCWMKEENYIFRLSQFREPLRQWLQDDPQAITPDPFRSTVLKWLEEDLPDLSVSRSNSHLYWGLPVPGDPTQTIYVWVDALVNYLTVIGYPDSEQEAWWPATHHIIGKDILKFHAIYWPALLLGAGMTPPHRIYVHSHWTVHGQKMSKSLGNVVDPLSCLDQFTVDGFRYFLLRQGVPNWDCDYYEKKVVKLLDAELADALGGLLNRCTATSLNPTGIFPVFSTSCFPSMEDIMAAPTKAQPEDYALVKAVSALPLQVENYYENFQIYKALEAVSTCVRQTNGFVQRNAPWKLNRENLADAQWLDTVLHVTLECLRVFGLLLQPVTPALADKLLSRLGISETERGLQNIYFLPRYYGQPCPFEGRRLGPDTGLLFPRLDKSKARVAKIHST